Proteins from one Cryptomeria japonica chromosome 4, Sugi_1.0, whole genome shotgun sequence genomic window:
- the LOC131056034 gene encoding xanthotoxin 5-hydroxylase CYP82C2, translated as MALEAVSIIVLAVTVAALLLIANSLRSRKNKTVEAKPPHPPLWPILGHIPLLSRSKQPIHRLLSSLSQRYGPIMHLQLGFRPVLVISSSDLAKECLTTNDKAFASRPLMSVGKHIGYNFKMLGLAPYGSYWRNIRKLCRLQLFTAHRIESFRYIREEEISSLICSLFESWERDICQVNVKSRLSDLTCNIMMRIVASKRFSPDLNPQDFQEVQYFKDIMEETILFLGTFDIAHYLPFLKWFDPQGIVSAMKNFQKKREVFMNKLLHDHREKRGVHARDLIDVLISTTENDEIQSDNNDDVVKATALAMIIAGAETTAVTIEWALSALMQHPDVLCKAQQELDMHVGRDRLMEESDVHKLKYLQAIVKETLRLYPAAPLMVPHESREDSTVGGYHIPAGTQLLVNLWAIQRDGAVWERPTEFDPERFLKSGKEIDVKGQDFELIPFGSGRRMCPGMPLAMIVIHHTLGRLLQSFEWFTPESTVIDMTEGLGFTIPKLIPLEAIIKPRLPLHLY; from the exons ATGGCGTTAGAAGCAGTTTCTATTATTGTTCTCGCTGTAACAGTGGCTGCCCTTTTGCTAATTGCAAATTCTCTCAGAAGTAGAAAGAATAAGACGGTAGAGGCAAAGCCACCCCATCCTCCATTGTGGCCAATACTTGGGCATATTCCTCTTCTAAGCAGAAGCAAACAACCCATTCATAGACTTCTATCCTCTCTGTCACAGCGCTATGGACCCATCATGCATCTCCAACTTGGCTTCCGTCCAGTTTTGGTTATCTCCTCTTCAGATCTCGCAAAAGAATgtctgacaacaaatgacaaagcCTTTGCATCTCGCCCACTTATGTCTGTAGGAAAGCATATTGGGTATAACTTCAAAATGTTGGGTTTGGCTCCTTACGGTTCCTACTGGCGAAACATCAGAAAACTTTGCAGGCTCCAGCTCTTTACTGCACACAGAATTGAATCCTTCAGGTACATCCGGGAAGAGGAGATTTCCAGTCTCATCTGTTCGCTGTTCGAGAGTTGGGAGCGAGACATCTGTCAAGTGAACGTCAAATCAAGGCTCTCTGATCTCACATGTAATATCATGATGCGAATCGTTGCTAGCAAGAGATTCTCTCCAGATCTCAATCCTCAAGATTTCCAAGAAGTGCAGTACTTTAAGGATATAATGGAAGAAACTATTTTGTTTCTTGGAACATTTGATATTGCTCATTACCTGCCGTTTCTTAAATGGTTTGATCCACAGGGAATAGTGTCGGCTATGAAGAATTTTCAGAAGAAAAGAGAGGTGTTTATGAATAAATTGCTCCATGATCACCGAGAAAAGAGAGGGGTGCATGCTCGAGACTTAATTGATGTTCTCATCTCTACAACAGAGAACGATGAAATTCAGTCAGACAATAACGACGACGTGGTGAAAGCCACCGCTTTA GCCATGATAATCGCAGGTGCTGAAACAACCGCTGTGACGATCGAGTGGGCATTGTCAGCCCTGATGCAGCACCCGGACGTTTTGTGCAAAGCCCAACAAGAGCTGGACATGCATGTCGGACGGGACCGATTAATGGAGGAATCAGATGTGCACAAGCTGAAATATTTGCAGGCAATTGTGAAAGAAACTCTTAGGCTTTATCCAGCGGCACCTCTTATGGTCCCTCATGAATCTCGCGAGGACTCCACTGTTGGAGGATATCACATTCCCGCAGGAACACAACTGTTAGTGAATCTGTGGGCAATTCAGAGGGACGGGGCCGTGTGGGAGCGCCCCACGGAATTTGATCCTGAACGTTTTCTCAAGAGCGGTAAAGAGATTGATGTGAAAGGGCAAGACTTTGAATTGATTCCGTTTGGTTCAGGGAGAAGAATGTGCCCGGGCATGCCTTTGGCAATGATTGTGATCCACCATACATTGGGGCGGCTGCTTCAGAGCTTCGAGTGGTTTACTCCAGAGAGCACAGTAATTGACATGACAGAGGGGCTTGGGTTTACAATACCCAAATTAATTCCATTGGAGGCCATCATTAAACCTCGCCTTCCCCTCCATCTCTACTGA